The following are encoded together in the Lathyrus oleraceus cultivar Zhongwan6 chromosome 3, CAAS_Psat_ZW6_1.0, whole genome shotgun sequence genome:
- the LOC127126421 gene encoding very-long-chain aldehyde decarbonylase CER1, with amino-acid sequence MASKPGILTNWPWKPLGDFKVLILTPWLAHSIYTFTWTQPDPMYYLVLPFIFIRMLHNQIWMSVSRYQTAKGKSRIVDKGIEFEQVDRETNWDDQILLTALVFYITYMIFPMAAGLPWWRTDGVILTAILHAGPVEFLYYWLHRALHHHYLYSRYHSHHHSSIVTEPITSVAHPFAEILAYFTLFVIPVFTTLLMKKSSIAAIYGYIFYLDFMNNLGHCNFEFFPKKLLSFFPLLKYLSYTPSFHSLHHTKFRTNYSLFMPIYDYIYGTVDTSTDTIYEKCLKRPKESPDVVHLTHLTTFDSIYQLRLGFSSLASNPHKSKWYLHLMWPFTMFSMLMTWFCGRAVVIESNTFNDLKLQCWLIPRFRTQYFSKKHRKTLNNFIENAIMEAELNGAKVVSLGLFNEKKFNAHREHYIGRFPELKIKIVDGSSLVAAIVLNNIPKGTNKVLLRGKFNKVVFAIANALCTKNIKVGVLYKDEFEELEKRVIKSKENLCISPINTPKIWLVGDEWDEDEQMEAPEGSLFIPFSHFPLNYIREKCFYQYTPSMITPNTFTNSHSCENWLPRRVMSAWRIAGIIHALEGWNVDECGDIILDTMKVWEATIRHGFQPLKIYAHKPSVTD; translated from the exons atggcttCCAAACCAGGCATCCTCACAAACTGGCCATGGAAACCTCTTGGTGACTTCAAAGTTCTGATTCTAACTCCATGGCTTGCACATAGCATATACACTTTCACATGGACTCAACCTGACCCAATGTACTATCTTGTACTCCCTTTTATATTCATCAGAATGCTACACAACCAGATTTGGATGTCTGTCTCCCGCTACCAAACTGCCAAAGGCAAAAGCCGAATCGTGGACAAAGGCATCGAATTCGAACAAGTCGATAGAGAAACCAATTG GGACGATCAAATATTACTCACTGCATTGGTATTTTATATAACATACATGATATTTCCCATGGCTGCTGGTTTACCATGGTGGAGAACAGATGGTGTGATTCTCACAGCAATATTGCATGCTGGTCCAGTAGAGTTCTTATACTACTGGCTTCATAGAGCACTTCATCATCATTATCTATATTCTCGCTATCATTCTCATCATCATTCTTCAATTGTTACAGAACCTATCACTT CTGTGGCACATCCATTTGCTGAGATTTTGGCATATTTTACACTTTTCGTTATCCCAGTATTTACAACATTGTTGATGAAAAAATCTTCTATAGCTGCAATATATGGCTATATCTTTTACCTCGATTTCATGAACAATTTGGGTCATTGCAACTTTGAGTTCTTTCCTAAGAAACTCTTGTCCTTCTTTCCCCTTTTGAAGTATCTCTCATACACACCATC GTTTCACTCACTGCACCACACAAAATTCAGGACAAATTACTCGCTCTTCATGCCGATTTACGACTACATTTATGGCACAGTAGATACATCCACAGATACTATCTATGAAAAATGTTTGAAGAGGCCAAAGGAGTCACCAGATGTTGTGCACTTAACACATTTAACAACATTTGATTCCATCTATCAACTGCGTTTGGGATTTTCTTCCTTAGCCTCTAACCCTCATAAATCTAAATGGTATCTACATTTGATGTGGCCTTTCACAATGTTCTCTATGCTTATGACTTGGTTTTGCGGGCGCGCCGTTGTTATAGAAAGCAACACCTTCAACGATCTTAAGTTACAATGTTGGCTTATACCAAGATTTAGAACACAA TATTTCTCCAAAAAGCATAGAAAAACATTGAACAATTTCATTGAAAACGCAATTATGGAGGCCGAGTTAAATGGAGCAAAGGTGGTAAGTCTAGGACTTTTTAATGAG AAAAAATTTAATGCACACCGTGAACACTATATTGGAAGATTCCCAGAACTAAAGATAAAAATTGTAGATGGGAGTAGTCTAGTTGCTGCAATTGTGCTCAACAACATTCCAAAAGGAACAAATAAGGTGCTTCTTAGAGGCAAGTTTAATAAGGTTGTGTTTGCCATTGCTAATGCTCTATgcacaaaaaatataaag GTAGGTGTACTATACAAGGATGAGTTTGAAGAGCTTGAGAAAAGGGTCATTAAGTCAAAAGAAAATTTGTGTATTTCACCCATCAATACTCCAAAG ATATGGTTAGTTGGAgatgaatgggatgaagatgaacAAATGGAAGCACCAGAAGGATCTTTGTTCATACCATTTTCTCATTTTCCTCTAAATTATATCCGAGAAAAATGTTTCTACCAATACACACCATCGATGATTACTCCTAATACATTCACGAATTCACACTCGTGTGAG AATTGGCTTCCAAGAAGAGTAATGAGTGCATGGCGTATTGCTGGAATAATTCATGCTTTAGAAGGATGGAATGTTGATGAGTGTGGTGACATTATACTCGACACTATGAAAGTATGGGAAGCAACTATTCGCCATGGTTTTCAACCTCTAAAGATATATGCTCACAAACCAAGTGTGACTGATTAA